The following are encoded in a window of Vidua macroura isolate BioBank_ID:100142 chromosome 26, ASM2450914v1, whole genome shotgun sequence genomic DNA:
- the MATK gene encoding megakaryocyte-associated tyrosine-protein kinase isoform X1: MNLDCKIPVRKKHWPPGTQCVTKHDHTKPKPRELAFRKGDMVTIIEAVEGKGWYRARHNETGQEGLLAASALRERGAIRADPKLSLMPWFHGKISGMEAVQELQPPEDGLFLVRESVRHPGDYVLCVSFGKEVIHYRVVHEENTLSIDSQQYFSNLIDMIEHYMKEQGAICTKLVKPKPKSGMKSAEEELAKAGWLLNLKHLTLGDRIGQGEFGDVLQGEYLGQRVAVKNIKCDVTAQAFLAETAAMTKVRHKNLVCLLGVILHNGLYIVMEFMSKGNLVNFLRTRGRALVPTQQLLLFALDVAQGMDYLESKKLVHRDLAARNILISEENVAKVSDFGLARVNPKGADATLLPVKWTAPEALKHNKFSSKSDVWSYGILLWETFSFGRAPYPKLALKEVTELLEQGYRMDPPEGCPPTIYALMKSCWELEPGKRPSFKKLTEKLQKELKHLRDI, encoded by the exons GCACTGGCCCCCCGGGACGCAGTGTGTCACCAAGCATGACCACACCAAGCCCAAGCCCCGGGAGCTGGCCTTCCGCAAGGGGGACATGGTCACCATCATTGAGGCCGTGGAG GGCAAAGGCTGGTACCGCGCCAGGCACAACGAGacggggcaggaggggctgctggcagccagtGCGCTGCGGGAGCGCGGGGCCATCCGTGCCGACCCCAAACTCAGCCTGATGCC CTGGTTCCACGGGAAGATCTCAGGGATGGAGGcggtgcaggagctgcagccccccgAGGACGGGCTGTTCCTGGTGCGTGAGTCTGTCCGGCACCCCGGTGACTACGTGCTGTGCGTGAGCTTTGGCAAGGAGGTGATCCACTACCGCGTGGTGCACGAGGAGAACACGCTCAGCATCGACAGCCAGCAGTACTTCTCCAACCTCATTGACATGATTGAG CATTACATGAAGGAGCAGGGAGCCATCTGCACCAAGCTGGTGAAGCCCAAACCAAAATCTGGGATGAAGTCAGCTGAGGAGGAGTTGGCCAAAG CTGGCTGGTTGCTGAACCTGAAGCACCTCACACTGGGAGACCGCATTGGGCAAGGCGAGTTCGGAG ATGTCCTACAGGGCGAGTACTTGGGGCAGAGGGTGGCTGTGAAGAACATCAAGTGCGATGTGACTGCCCAGGCCTTCCTCGCTGAAACAGCTGCCATGAC GAAGGTCCGGCACAAAAACCTGGTGTGTTTGCTGGGAGTGATCCTGCACAATGGCCTCTACATTGTCATGGAGTTCATGAGCAAG GGCAACCTGGTGAACTTCCTGCGCACGCGGGGCCGGGCGCTCGTCCcaacccagcagctcctcctgtttGCTCT GGATGTGGCTCAAGGCATGGACTACCTTGAGTCCAAGAAGTTGGTGCACCGGGACCTGGCTGCCCGCAACATCCTCATCTCTGAGGAGAACGTGGCCAAAGTGAGCGACTTCGGCTTGGCCCGGGTCAACCCCAAGGGTGCAGATGCCACATTGCTCCCTGTGAAGTGGACGGCACCAGAGGCCCTGAAACACAAT aaaTTCTCCTCCAAGTCGGACGTGTGGAGCTACGGGATCCTCCTGTGGGAAACCTTTTCCTTTGGACGGGCACCCTACCCTAAGCTG GCCCTGAAGGAGGTGacggagctgctggagcaggggtaCCGCATGGACCCCCCCGAGGGCTGCCCACCCACCATCTATGCCCTGAtgaagagctgctgggagctggagccaggcaAGCGCCCGTCCTTCAAGAAActcacagagaagctgcagaaggagctgaAGCACCTGAGGGACATTTAA
- the MATK gene encoding megakaryocyte-associated tyrosine-protein kinase isoform X2 — MSGKHWPPGTQCVTKHDHTKPKPRELAFRKGDMVTIIEAVEGKGWYRARHNETGQEGLLAASALRERGAIRADPKLSLMPWFHGKISGMEAVQELQPPEDGLFLVRESVRHPGDYVLCVSFGKEVIHYRVVHEENTLSIDSQQYFSNLIDMIEHYMKEQGAICTKLVKPKPKSGMKSAEEELAKAGWLLNLKHLTLGDRIGQGEFGDVLQGEYLGQRVAVKNIKCDVTAQAFLAETAAMTKVRHKNLVCLLGVILHNGLYIVMEFMSKGNLVNFLRTRGRALVPTQQLLLFALDVAQGMDYLESKKLVHRDLAARNILISEENVAKVSDFGLARVNPKGADATLLPVKWTAPEALKHNKFSSKSDVWSYGILLWETFSFGRAPYPKLALKEVTELLEQGYRMDPPEGCPPTIYALMKSCWELEPGKRPSFKKLTEKLQKELKHLRDI, encoded by the exons GCACTGGCCCCCCGGGACGCAGTGTGTCACCAAGCATGACCACACCAAGCCCAAGCCCCGGGAGCTGGCCTTCCGCAAGGGGGACATGGTCACCATCATTGAGGCCGTGGAG GGCAAAGGCTGGTACCGCGCCAGGCACAACGAGacggggcaggaggggctgctggcagccagtGCGCTGCGGGAGCGCGGGGCCATCCGTGCCGACCCCAAACTCAGCCTGATGCC CTGGTTCCACGGGAAGATCTCAGGGATGGAGGcggtgcaggagctgcagccccccgAGGACGGGCTGTTCCTGGTGCGTGAGTCTGTCCGGCACCCCGGTGACTACGTGCTGTGCGTGAGCTTTGGCAAGGAGGTGATCCACTACCGCGTGGTGCACGAGGAGAACACGCTCAGCATCGACAGCCAGCAGTACTTCTCCAACCTCATTGACATGATTGAG CATTACATGAAGGAGCAGGGAGCCATCTGCACCAAGCTGGTGAAGCCCAAACCAAAATCTGGGATGAAGTCAGCTGAGGAGGAGTTGGCCAAAG CTGGCTGGTTGCTGAACCTGAAGCACCTCACACTGGGAGACCGCATTGGGCAAGGCGAGTTCGGAG ATGTCCTACAGGGCGAGTACTTGGGGCAGAGGGTGGCTGTGAAGAACATCAAGTGCGATGTGACTGCCCAGGCCTTCCTCGCTGAAACAGCTGCCATGAC GAAGGTCCGGCACAAAAACCTGGTGTGTTTGCTGGGAGTGATCCTGCACAATGGCCTCTACATTGTCATGGAGTTCATGAGCAAG GGCAACCTGGTGAACTTCCTGCGCACGCGGGGCCGGGCGCTCGTCCcaacccagcagctcctcctgtttGCTCT GGATGTGGCTCAAGGCATGGACTACCTTGAGTCCAAGAAGTTGGTGCACCGGGACCTGGCTGCCCGCAACATCCTCATCTCTGAGGAGAACGTGGCCAAAGTGAGCGACTTCGGCTTGGCCCGGGTCAACCCCAAGGGTGCAGATGCCACATTGCTCCCTGTGAAGTGGACGGCACCAGAGGCCCTGAAACACAAT aaaTTCTCCTCCAAGTCGGACGTGTGGAGCTACGGGATCCTCCTGTGGGAAACCTTTTCCTTTGGACGGGCACCCTACCCTAAGCTG GCCCTGAAGGAGGTGacggagctgctggagcaggggtaCCGCATGGACCCCCCCGAGGGCTGCCCACCCACCATCTATGCCCTGAtgaagagctgctgggagctggagccaggcaAGCGCCCGTCCTTCAAGAAActcacagagaagctgcagaaggagctgaAGCACCTGAGGGACATTTAA